The segment ATTTTCCGCCGGATGGCTGCGCGTGTTTTTTCGTCGGGGATGGCTTTGTCGATGGACTGGATCATTTGAGAAAGCAATTCCTTCGTTTGATCGATGGTGAATGTTTGAGGGCGGCGCGCGTAACGTTCGGGATAAATGTGCTGGAGTGCCCATTTGGCGGCCTGCCAATGTTTGGCATCGCTGGCGGCGTTGAATAAGGTTTTGAGAAACGTGATTTCGGGGCTGACGTCGGTTTGCTTGAGGGCGCGTCGAAAGGCGGGATCACGGGCCGCCGTGTTGCGGATGGTGCGCTCTGCGCATCCGACGAAGCGCGCGGCCATCCGTCGGGTGCCGCCCACCGAAAGGATGGCGCAAATGGCTTTGCGTTTTGCTTCATCAAGAGTGGGTTGCATAAAGCGCTTTCAAAAAATCGGAGGGAAAGTGCGAGGGTAAATTGGTGCGAAAGTGTCGAGGAATATGCGATTTGCGTTGGTTGGACTTTCCAGCATGTTTCCCTTTGGACTCGTTTTGTGTCAGATGGGTTTGACTACTTGGTACTCAAATGAAACGACGGCGCGGCCGGAGCTGCCGCGGTAGCCGGGAATAAAGCGGTCGGTGTGGTGAGCGCCGGTTTTCATGACATTGACGGCCCGCCATTTGGGCGAGCGGCGGCAATGGGCGATTAAAGCGGGATGGCTGGCGGTGACGTTCAGACGGCAGCCGTCGGCGCGATACAAGTCGGTCACAGCTTCCATCACGCGCATGCCGATGCCCACGCCTTGGTAGTCGGGCAGGGTTACAATTCGTGATATTCGCCAATGTTTCCTCTTTCCGATGACGGGTAGGGTGGCGCAGAGCGAGACCGGCTCGTCGTGCCACAACGCCACGTAGCACCGGGCCATTTTGCTCAAGCTGGCGCTCAAATAGTGATGACGCGCAAAGATGCGCCACAAAGCATGCCGGCAACGGTGGAGCTGCAGTTCGATGGACGGCCGCCGAAGTCGCCTCCGGTGCGGATACTTGTCGGTTTTGCTGATCGAGTTTGTGTTGTCGTCGTATTGCGTGAATTCGCGGGTGGCCATGTCGATGACCCAATCGGGCGACAGCCATGGCAGAATATCGTAGTGGCACGTGACCGCTACGAACTGGCAGCCGATTTGCTTGCTACGGACTGCTTTAGCCACGGCAGCGGAGCCGATTTGGGCGACGTTGCGATCGACCACGCTGGTGAATTCGTCGAAAGCGACTAAAGGTACGTCATTTGTCAGTAGTCCTTGGTCAGTTGCAGAGAACAACGGCGTGTTGGCAACTATTCCTTGTGCCAGCGCCCGGGCCAAATCGCAGCGAAATTTCTCGCCGCCGCTGAGGACGTGGTACGGCTTGACCCAGGAAGGAGGCGAACTGAAACCGACCGCGGTCAGAAGCCCGGTGATATGGTGAATGGAAAGCTCGCCGAAACAATCGATGACTGCCCGATTTGCGGGCCAGGAGATGCGCTCGATGAACTGTTCCCCGAAAAGCTTGCGGGCGAGCGTTGTTTTGCCGCTGCCAGATGGCCCGACGATGACGCCGATTTGCCAATCGAACTTTTCGGATCCGGATAAGGCAGGCACTTCGACGGTAAACTGCAGGCGCATTTTCTCAGCCAGCGGCACATCGAACATGCCCGCCACTTGCTGCACACGGAAAGAATCGAAGACGGGGCATTCCAGTTCAACGTTGGTGAGCATGGGAAAGCGTGAAGGTTAGTGGTCCGTGGTCAGTTGGAAACGAAAATCGTTCAATTCAAAGTGTCAGGACGCGGCATTTATGGCCTGCGGCGGTCAACTGTTCGTAGAGCTGTCGTTGCTGCTGTTCGTTTTGGCATTCCACGACAATTTGGAATAGCTCGGGCAATTTCACTTCTCGCGGAGGGTGGTCGGGATTGTTTTGCGTGAGCTGTTGCTTGTCGGCCGTGGCGACAACGTTGCTGAGCATGAGCTGCACGGCGGAGTTATCGATGGGTACATCGGCCAGCAGCGATTGCAGCGCGTCGGCATCGACGGTGGCCATGCCGCTGAGCGGGTCGTAGGTGGCCAAAAGTTTGTCTGCTTCGTCGCTGGAAAGATCGAGCACGAGCACGGGAACCGGTAAGTCCGGCGTGGTTTCGGCGCGGAGGTGGCCGTCGATCAATTCGAGCGATCCATCGTTTAGTTCCCGGGCCAGCAATGCACCGGCATACCCAATTTCGGCCAATACCCCGCGCAAAGCGTCTTGCTGTGTTGACGGATGGATCCGCCAGTTTTTAGGGTTTGGCCGCAAGTCTCGGGCTGGGACGCGGCGTAGTTCCTTAATGCGGTCGCGGATTTGCATGGCATGCTGAAATGGATAGTGGGATGGGTTGCAGTTTCAGAAAGAGGAGGGTAAACGATTAGCAACTGGGCGATT is part of the Pirellulales bacterium genome and harbors:
- a CDS encoding GNAT family N-acetyltransferase translates to MLTNVELECPVFDSFRVQQVAGMFDVPLAEKMRLQFTVEVPALSGSEKFDWQIGVIVGPSGSGKTTLARKLFGEQFIERISWPANRAVIDCFGELSIHHITGLLTAVGFSSPPSWVKPYHVLSGGEKFRCDLARALAQGIVANTPLFSATDQGLLTNDVPLVAFDEFTSVVDRNVAQIGSAAVAKAVRSKQIGCQFVAVTCHYDILPWLSPDWVIDMATREFTQYDDNTNSISKTDKYPHRRRLRRPSIELQLHRCRHALWRIFARHHYLSASLSKMARCYVALWHDEPVSLCATLPVIGKRKHWRISRIVTLPDYQGVGIGMRVMEAVTDLYRADGCRLNVTASHPALIAHCRRSPKWRAVNVMKTGAHHTDRFIPGYRGSSGRAVVSFEYQVVKPI